CTGCTAACGCCTGCTTACATACATTAGGACATCAACGTTAGAATCTACAACTCCTGACTCATATATTCTCGTGCAAAAGAAACCAAGAGTTTCACCAGTGTAGACATTCTACTAAGTTAGCCTCGTCTATGGAGAAGTGAAGATCTTGATTCCCGAGCCTGAGAATGATAAGGGCCGTTTTACAAATGGGTGGTTCAGTAGCTCAGCCGCAGTTGGCCGCTCCTCTGGGTTCACTCGGAGACACTTAATTATAAAATCTCGGGCGTCTAGTGATAATGTATCAGGTATGTCTGGAAGCTCACCCTTTCCGATTCTAAACAGGGCTTGATACTGCATGTTTGCACAAAATCTGACATCAACTCTTATTTTACTGGGAAAACCCCATAAATAAATAAACAATAACCTAAAAATTAAAGGTCAAATAAACAACTAGACTGAATATTAAACAAAGCTGGACGACTTACGGGGTTTTCAAGATCGCAGTAGGGGATCTTCCGAGTCAGCAATTCCAGCACAGTGCACCCAAGGCTCCATATATCAGCTGAACTTCCATACCCGTCAGTACGCTTGAGGTTAATAACCTGAACAAAATTGTTCCATTCCATTTAGAATCAACCATAAAAGCATAGCCTTAAATACTGTGAAAGTGAAATGAATCCAACGTTACACGAGTTATACCAATAGTTCGAGATCCAATAATTATGTTGGAGAGCAATATGTTTGTCTATTATTGTATTCATATAATCAAAAGAGTAGAAAGGAAATGTGTAATAATCTCCAAAAACAATACCTCTGGAGCCATCCAGAATGGAGTCCCCTTGCTGGACTTGATGTCGTTTAGTTTTGAAACCTAAATGACACAATACAAAATAAATAAACGACAGAAGCAACTACTTTAGAGCAAAACCTATAGATATCTACAAAATGGAAAAGAACCTTTGCCAATCCAAAGTCTGCAAGCTTAACAGCTCCACTTGCGTCAACCAATATATTTGCACATTTGATGTCCCTTTTGTCGAATCAGAAGAGAAAAGTAAGGGAAAGAGTAAATACAGGGAAATCTATGACATTTCTACTAGTCTTTACCGGTGGATGAAACCTTCTCCGTGGAGATATTTCAAGCCGTCAAGGATCTGTCTGGTGTAGGTGGACACTACAGAGTCCCGAAGCGGGTATTTTTGGTAAAGTTTGAGAAGAGAGCCTTGGGATACAAGCTCAAGAAAGATGTACAAATTCGACCCATCCTGCAACACACCAAATAGGCGTTACTGATTGAGCTGCAAGTGTGAAGAGGAAAGCCAGAACGGGGAACATACCTTGGCCGTGCCACGATATCTCACTATATTCTGATGCTGAAGCTGACTAAGTAATGCAATCTCCTATATAAATGAAGCGAGGAGGATAAGCAACCAACCTTTGACAGGTAAAATGTGACAAATGATATATTTCTCACCCTTTCTAGTTGTTGAATGCACTCTTGTGCCCGACTTCCCTGATCAATAAGTGAAACTTCCTTGACAGCAAAGAAGTCCCCATCACTATCCATCAAAAAAAGTTTATTCATCAGCCAAATGCATAAAGTAGAAGCTCCCCTTGTACCTTAAACAGTAGGACTTACCCAGAAATGCCTTCATACACGGAGCCAAATGATCCTCGTCCCAGAAGGTCACCCTTCAGCCAAGACGTGATGATAGTTCCAGAAGAATAAACCGGCGAGGTGTTGGATACTGTGCTGGAGGAGTCACCACCCTCGTTTGTAGTGAATGAGCATGACTCATCAGCTGTAACCGCGAGAAGCCTCTCCTGCTTTTCCACTTCATCTGCCTTGTCGGAAGAAGAAGAAGAAGAAGAAGAAGACGAACTTGGCCGCTTAACAATTTCATCTTCCGGCCCCAAATGCATAAGGAAGTCCCAAGATGATCCTTGGTGATCAATAGGAGGCCGTTTCGCGGGAGGAGGCTTAAGCACAGATGGTCTTACTCCTTTTATACCACCACTAACACCAACAACAGGCACGACATCACTGGAACTAGGAACGAGATAACCTCTCGACATTACCCGCTGGAGACCACGCTTCGTACCGCCACCATCAACCACAACCCTATCAGCCAAACTCCCAATCTCGGAATTAGCATCACCACTCGGACCAGATCGACTCCAATCGTGGTCGAAAGAGTTAGACCTGTTGATAACCTCCGAAGAGGAACGCATCATGGAAGCTTCCCAGGCGTCGAAAGAAATAGCCAAATCGTCAGGGCCAGACACGCCAATGGACTTAAAGATCCGATCCAACTCTCCATCGCCTCCTCCTCCTCCGATGCGGAAACTGGTTCGATCCACCTCAAGAGAGCGCGTCATCAGGGAAGAAGTGGAGACGGAGAGATCGTCAGCTGAGGAGCTGGAAGAAGAAGCGGCGTCATACTTGACGTTCTTCAAGGCGCCAATACGCTCTAACTTCCGCTCCCCTCCTCTCCTACCCGAAACTTTCTTCATACGAGCTATCAATCTATCCATAAATAGCTAAATCCATACACAAGTTTTTTCTGTGAGTACCGCACCTTTATTGATTGATTGATTGCTTTCAAATGGTAATTTTCCGAGAAAATCTACAAGTGCGGGAGTGAGGACCGAAGATTGTGCAAACCCTGGCGGCCGAAGAAGAAAAATAAAAGGAAAAGTAAACGAAAACACGGTTTTTCGTTAAATAATTGGTCTCATTTCTCTGTGTTTTTGATTCCTCATCTTTTTTTTTTTTTTTTTTTTTTTTTTGTTAGTGGGTGCTTCACAGAGAGTCTTTTGTTTCTTTTTATTTTCTTTAACATGTCGAGGCTTATCTAATTGGGCTTTTCAGGCCTTCCAGTTTCGGTGGCTAAGATTTATAATGTTACAAGTTATAAGAAAACCATGCTTAGTTTTTAATTAAAAACCAGGTGCAATTTTGCGGATAATTATATTATATGAACAAATATATGTTATGTTTACATTATTATAATTTTCAATAATAATTAAAATTTTAATTTTTAATTTCAAATAGTTGAATAATCAAAAATTTCAGTATATGTTTTTAGAAAATCTGTGAAATTTTAGTATATGTTTTTTAGAAGATCTTACAGAAAAGTAATATTATAATTAATTCAGATAATTGGTTGTAAAATTATTTTATATTTAACACGTGAAAAGCCGGGAATACTCTAGCTTTCAAGAAATAAAAAGATAGTTTTTTTTTTGTGTGTAGGACCAATACAATGATCAGATGCTTTTATCATGAAGATATTTTGTAAACGTTTTTGTGTAGACTTAAGAAAACATAATAACTTTTAATAATTCTTTACCTACAAATCTAATTCTTTTATATAAGAATTAGGGGTGGACGTTCGGGTACCTGTTCGGGTTTGGGTCGGGTATTTCAGATTTTCGGGTATTTCGGTATAGAGGTTTAGAACCCGTTCGGGTATTTTTGAACTTCAGGTCGGGTTCGGGTATTTTTAGTTCGGATTAGGTTATTTCAGATCGGGTTTGGATATTTAGATTTTGAAAAAAAATATTAATTTTTTCATTTCTCATATTTCTTGTATTTAAAAATATAACTTTCACTTAACTAATTTTTTTTTAATAGATTGAATGGTTAAAAAAATTTGGACATAACATTTTGAAACTAAAAAGACATTAATTTGGTTATTGTTTTTAAATTTTGGATGTAACTTTTTGCTAATTCTTGAAATAAAAAGTTTGACATGCATTTCAAGTGAGTAGCAAATCATTTTTTCCGTGATTGTATGTATATCATATGAACTTAAAATATGTGTAGTATCAATATAAATATTTTATATAAAATAAGAGATGTAAACTAGAAATATAAGGTTAATTATACATATGTTCGGTTATCTTCGGATATCCACTCGGGTTCGGATATTACCCGTCCGGGTTCGGTTCGGATATTACCCGTCCGGGTTCGGATATCCAATCTCTCCTAATTTAATATCCGTTCGGATATTTTGCTACTTCGGTTCGGATTTCGGTTCGGATTTTTCGGATCGGGTTCGGGTGCGGCTTCGAATATCGGGTAAAGTACCCATCCCTAATAAAAAATTAAAAATATATAACCATTAAATTTCTTTCAATAAAAAAACTTAAATTATTTTATTTAATTATATATAAATAATTGATAAAGAAAAAAAATTTGATAAAACATATATATTATTTCTCCAATTCTACAATTAGTTACCATAAATCATTATTTGTAATATTACTTGTGTTATTTGGTAATTTATATTAAATAGTTCTATTTTTTTTTTGACAGCAAACATTCACAGACTCATGTAGACTCTGTAAACCAAGGTGACAACTCTGCATCCATATGTACAACGAAAGACAGTTGTTTCCGAGCACTGCGTGCCAAGCGATCCGCCTTTATGTTTTCCGTCCTAGGTACATGAACGACATCTGAGTTGGTGAAGCTTCTTCTCAAAAGCTTAATGTATTCCAGGTAACTTTCAAATGCTGGACATTCCTCTGATCCGAAACCATCTTCACCAATTGAGAGCAATCCGTAGCAACCGTAACCCTAAACTGTCTTAGATTTTTCATGATTTCCATTGCCCAGATTAGTGCCTTCATCTCCTCATGAAGAGGTGAGAGACATGCCCTTAGATTCCTTGCTCCTAACAAGCCCTCAAACCCCGGTAGCGTGCTGAACCAGCCTTGCCCAAAAAATAAATCTTTATCTTTCCAAGAACCGTCAGTGTAACACCATCTTCCTGTAGTCCCTGATCATGAATTAGGTTTGTTTTGTGCTTCATGTACCAACCTGGGATTATTGATGACATGTGTCTCAGCCCAAAGTGTTGATTCCAATTCTGCTAAGTTAAGTGTTTCTCTCGTATCAATATCAAGATTACTGAAAACTTTATTATTCCAGCCATTCCATATGTACCATAATATCCATGCAAACTGATGGTCCTCCATTTTTGGGGTAACTCTCCAAAACAGATGGTCCATATTAGCAAAAAGAGAGCCAATAGGAAAAATGTTTGGGTTCGATGGAATCTTAGATAGTGCTCACACTTGACGTACCGGGGGACATTCGAAGAACACATGATTTATTGATTCCTCCGGGTCTCCACACCGTGCACAACATGTATCTCCTTGTATTCCTCTCGCTTTTAGATTTTTTGTTACCGCTATAAAACCTGTCAGCAGCCGCCATAAGAAATGTTTTAACTTCGGAGGACACTTCACTTTCCAGCAGAATGCCTTAAGTATATCCACATTGGGTCCATAAAATTCTGGTGGCTTTTCTTGTCAGGATAGATCCTTTCTATTTGATACCATGATTGAACCGCGTATTTTCCATTATTAGTGAAATGCCATCCATTCCTATCTTCCATCTGATTCCTACTCAAAGGGATACTTTCAATCATTTTTACATCGTGGGGTTCCACCAAAGTCCTAATTGCATGTAAATTCCATGTTCGGGATTCCTGATTAATGAGAAAATCCACTGTAAGGTCTGGGTAACTGTTATGAAGGTTTTTGTTAGCTGGTCTCGGACGAGTGGATGAGATCCAAGGATCATTCCATACTGAAATAGATGACCCTGTTCCAACCCTTTTATTTAGTTCTTTACAAACCAGAGATCTAGCAGAGATAATACCCCTCCAGCCATATGACGGGGAATATGAGCGAATCGGTTCCAGGGGTGAAGCATTCTTGTAGTACTGTCCTTTGAAAACTCGAGAAAAAAGGACATTTGGCTTCTCGATCAGCCGCCACAAGTGCTTTCCAAGCATCACCGTATTAAAATCAGTCAAATCCTTGAAGCCTAGCCCACCATTATCCTTATGTACACATAATTTATCTCATGATTTTCAATGCATGCCTCTTGTGCTTCTCCTGGACTCCACCAAAACTGAGCTACTGCACTCGTTAGTTTCTTTAAATAGTTCTATTTACCTTTTATTTTTAGATCTGATTAAAATAAATAACTAATAAACGTCAACAACCAATCAAATTATAATTAATTTTTAAAACTTAACCTATTAACAATGCATAAGAAAAAAAATCATTTAAGTGACTTCTCAATTAATATAGAGAAAATTGCCAAAACGGAACAAAAAAACAATATAGTTGTCCATATGGTATAAAACCATCACTAAGTTGTCCCTATAGTATAATATTTTTTATAATCCCAAAACTAACCTTTCCTTAATCAAATTAAACATAAATTAAAACCATTTTTAAAAAGTTTAATGGAAAAAGATAAAAAAATAAGGTAATCCCATAATGTTTTAGAAAGGAAAAAAAAATTAAAAACAATTTTTTTTTTAAAAAAGAACACACGACACTGATCAAAAATATCTCGTAACCTAATTGCATTTGGTTTCTAAAATCCTCCAAAACTATTCTTTTAAAATCCTCTAAGGTAGAGCTTGATTCCAATAACAGTAGCCTACCCCAATTATCATCAGCCAAAAAAATCCATCATGTGCTTAAACTAAATTCCCAAACACCACATATTGTATAAATATGCATCATAGAACAAGAATTTTTGAAAATCACAAGACAAACTATGGAAAAATCATAGATTGATGAAGAAGAAAAGCCAAAATCATTTGTTTTTGATATTTTGACAAAGAAAATCGACCAGGACACGTTTTAGGAAATTAGAATATTTTTAGAATATTTTTTTAACTGAAACTTCCTTAATTTTCGGAAAAACTGGTTTTTTTATCCGTAGAAGGCACCTTCTACACTGTGTAGAACCATGACAAAAATTCTGAATACAATTTCTACTTTTTGTAGACGTTCATGCTAAGTTTAGATTTCGCATACCCAAAATTTTAGAATACTTCATAAAAGTAGAAACTGCATTCAAAAGAAAAGTAGCGATCTTTACAATTAGTAGAATTCGCATTCTCCATGTTTAGAATTTTAAACATTTTTAGATTGTTTCTTCTAAAAAAAGTAGATGGACTTGTTTATTATAGAATTCGTTTTCTACTAACTCATTTTCCGTAGAAGATGAATTATACTTTTAGTGGAACGTAATTTTAAAATTTTACTTATCAAGTTTCTTAACCAAAAAAAATATGTGTTTGTGTATATAGTGTTTTATTAATTGTTTATATTTTTAATATTTTTTTGGATTCATAAAACTATTTATTTCATTAATTTTCAGAAATGGAAAGGGTAAAAGGGAGAATAAATGGACAAATATGATTTTATACCATATGGAGAACTATGTTGTTTTTATGTTCCGTTTTAGCAATTTTCCCATTAATATATAGTATGATTTATCTCTTTAAAACCAAGGATAAATTTGGTTAAAGTAAACATGTGTTAGGAAAATGGTAGTCTAAGTAATTTCTCTCATAATTTTGTTAATTCACAAATCACACTTTCTCAGTCATTTTTTATTTAGTGTTTAACATAAAAATTAAATGGGTTAAAAAACCATTTCTTCCTTTAAAACATACATATTTTAATTAAATCTGATTAATTAATAAGAAAAAAATAATTTTTAAATTTTTAAATAACGAAATGTTGGTATTTTAGGCATATATACTTAATATTAATGTGAGAACCAATATTATATCAAAATAAAATATTTTTATTTGTATGAAATTTGTTAAAATTTGGAATTAAGGAATCAAAGGAAACGCATCTCATCTCAAACGTAATTTTAAACGGAGATGGAAGCGCTTACCTGAGCTATGGAAAGTTGCTTCAATACTCAACATGTCAACATTTCAAAACAGATTGCAAGGATCTAATCTTAATGATTCAATAACAAAAGTAAGGCCAAATTTTTAACGGAATTTAAGAAGTTAGCTATTTTAAAGTCAATGTTTCAAGACTTCAAGGTTGTCTTCCATCCTCGAGCACAAAACCGGACTGCTAATTCATTAGCTAAGATTGCACGTGCTTTTCATATGAATTTGTGTTTTTTATGGGTGTTCTATTCTTGGCTGGCTTCTCATACTACCTCTTTTTTTACTAATAAATAGCATTTTTGATATCTGAGATATAAAAATAAAATTGTAATATTCATTCGAGTCTGGATAGAGACCCTTACAAGGTCTTGGAGATCGGGAATCAAAGGAAAATAATCATAGCAACATGAGATCCCTCATCATTCTTTTTTTTTTTTTTTTGTAAGTACTCATTTTATAAATTAAATCCAACTACAGGGGGTGCACAAGCCCAACACAAAAAAACATGGGCTTGGCTCAAAAGGGGCTAGAAAACAGCCTCTTAGCCAAAAAAAACATCCAAGTTCCTAAAACTGAATCTCCATCACTTGAGAGACGTTGCTTCCTTACTATAGGGTCCAACCTGAATTTGATAATTTGTTTAATCTCTACAATCAAAGTCCCTGGTGGTTTTTGCACCGCTGAATGAATCCTCGAGTTTCTTTCTTTCCAAATTAATTACAAGACTGCTTGGTAAGTTAGCCTCACAATCAGAGTAACTTTATCATTCCTTGAGGGAGCTTCCAACCATCTCAATACATCCTCAAACAGCTATGGAGGAGAGAGATGCATACGAGATATAAAGAAAGTCCAAACCTCGTTGCTATAGGAGCAGTCAAAAAACAGATGCTGACGGCTCTCATCATGCTGCGAGCACAACACGCAGCTTGCGGGAACATTCAACCCCCACCTTATCAGTCTATCCCTCGTAACCATTCTGTTCTGAGCAGCCACCCAAGCTATAAATGTGTGCTTCGGAACACGACCAGAGAACCAAACCTTCTTATGCCAAAACACTTCTAGTGTAGGAGGGTGAAGCGCTCGCCAAGTCTCACTAGCTGAGAAAATACCTGAGCCACGCGCTCCATCCGGGTACCACACATATTTGTCATTCTGAGCTGAAACTATGATCTCCTGAGCACTTGGCAAGCAAGCCTTTAGCAGAGTTATGATCGGGCTTCTACTTCTGCTACGATCAAGCCACCAACCATCAGAAATCAGAGCGTCAGCCACCACTGCGTTGATGTTAAGACCTGTAACAGACGGCCCTCTTTCTCCTACCAGCTCGATCAGAGGACCTAGAGACTTCTAATTATCGTACCAGAAGCTCGCAGTAGCACCATCTCCCACTTCGCACTGAATCATAGGCCTAGCTAACTCCCTCAACTTACAAATGGCCCTCCAAAACCAGCTTCCTCTATTCGCTGGATCCAAGACCCAAAAACAATCTCCTCTGATCAGGTTCCCACGGCCCCACGAGATCCCATCATTCATTTCCGTTTTATCAATAACGGATTAAAGAGGATGTTGGTGCTATATAGATGGTCTATGGAATCATACATACGTGAATTTGAGTTTGGGTGGCAGTATTTTAAGAAGGCATCACTCACAGTGCCGTGCTTAGCATAATAGGGGCCTAAGGCAAAATAGCTAATCTTATTTTAATAATAAAAATATCTAGTAATTTTAGTATAATAATAGTATTTTAATATACGTTGACAAATAAACAACAGCTTAAAAAATTATTGAAAACTTAGATTGAAAACATTATGTCTTGTTATAAGCTAAATTCTACGTAGACAAAGAAGTTTTCAACATTAATAAGAAAACCAGAAGTTAATGCTCAAAGGAAAATAGAAATTGATGTTTGATTATTAAAAGAAAGCATATTATCACGTTGTTTATGTCATAATCTATAAATTCGGGCCCCCAAAATGAACTAATACGAGAAGGGACCTGAGGCCAATGCCTCAAAATCAAAAGGGTAGGCACGCCTCTGATCACTCATAAAAGGAAAAAAGGTAGATGTCTAAAATGAAGGTTTTCTTTTTGCATGCAGAATTTAAATAACTTCTAGGGATAATGCATTTTTTTTTACTGTAAGCATAAATGGTGGCTTTTGCAATGGAAAGTTTTGAAGTGGTAAGATGATGTTTTCACCCGAAAAGTAATCTTCGTTCTCAATAAATTTGGCGGAATCTAATGAAATTAAAGAGAAGTATTTTGTCACTATCTCGTTCATTCCACTCGCAGAGAACAAAAAGGATGAATGTTGTACTACATATATGTGTGTGTGTGTTTGCTGTTGACAAAATGAAATATTTTTCTTTTATATTTTCTTTGAACAACATTATATGTCATTTTCTTATAGATTATAAGTCAAATCCTTTTTGCAAGTATATATATGTGTGTGTGTGAATTAAATGAAATTATGATAGTATTCCTTTTTGTTAAGTTCTGATTTATAGTATAGTATTCCTTTTTGTTAAGTTCTGATTTATAGTATCTTTATCAAAATGTATTATAATAGTGCCAAACAGTTTTTTCAATTAATGTTTTTTTCATTTGTCAATATATATTATTTTTTTCCTCAAAATTATAGAAACAGTTTATTTAAATGATAGATAGGATGAGTGTACAAAACTATGGTAATAAATTTATTAAAATCTGTTCAAAGATATAATTAAATTGTAATAGTAAAACCATAATTATTTAATGATATTTTACTTGTCAAAGTATGCATTAATTGGCTGTGCATAAACAGGGAAGTACATTTATGGTATTGAATTTTTATATTACTATAAATTCATTGGACCAGGAAGAACCATTTCAACAGTTTCTCAAAACAATTTCTTAAATAAAACCAGAAAACCTTAATTAGTATTACAAAATATAATATAAAAACAAAAATGGAGTAGTTCTCCTTTGGGGAAGAGAGGTAGAGAGGCATTTGTTTGTTCGTGTGTTCCTTCTTTGTGGGTTTATTGACAGCGATGATGATCTTCAAGTATCTTTGAAACTATCTGTGGGAGAGAGGGTTTCTCATAACTGATTTCGTGTAGGTTTGGGACAAATCGATTTTTTTTTTTAATTTAGATTGTGATTTCTTCCCTGCCCTTGTGGTGTATAGTAAGAGAGTGAAAGAGGGCAGAGAATTGTATATTGGTTCCTTTGCTTGATACAATATAGCTTTACTGATGGAGAAACGTGAACCCTCTTTGGTACCTGAATGGTTGAGAAGTTCAGGGAATGGTTCTGGTGTTGGGAATAAAAGTCATATTCAGTCATCTTCTGCTCGCTCAGGTATGCTCCAGTTTTATATGCCTCTATATTCCTTTTAAAACCATTGTTTGAATAGCATCGTAACTTCATATCATTTCCGTTTTCATTTTGATTTAGATAATAACAAGAGTAGGAACCCTAGGGCAGAAACCGATGTTGATTCAGTTCGGTCTCCTTTNNNNNNNNNNNNNNNNNNNNNNNNNNNNNNNNNNNNNNNNNNNNNNNNNNNNNNNNNNNNNNNNNNNNNNNNNNNNNNNNNNNNNNNNNNNNNNNNNNNNNNNNNNNNNNNNNNNNNNNNNNNNNNNNNNNNNNNNNNNNNNNNAAGGAGACCCAGACGCTGTAAAAATCTCATCTTCTGATCTAAGTCTTGCTGTTCAGAGCTTGTCTGTTGGTGACTCAGGCATTACTGCTGGGGAAGGTTGGGCATCGGCTCCGGCGGAGGTTCCCAATGATATTAAGAAAAGTGGTTCTGACTCTGATATTACTTCGAATACCTTAACGGGACAGACTCGTAACATGGCTGAAGCATTGCTGCAG
The DNA window shown above is from Brassica oleracea var. oleracea cultivar TO1000 chromosome C3, BOL, whole genome shotgun sequence and carries:
- the LOC106335790 gene encoding mitogen-activated protein kinase kinase kinase 1-like, giving the protein MDRLIARMKKVSGRRGGERKLERIGALKNVKYDAASSSSSSADDLSVSTSSLMTRSLEVDRTSFRIGGGGGDGELDRIFKSIGVSGPDDLAISFDAWEASMMRSSSEVINRSNSFDHDWSRSGPSGDANSEIGSLADRVVVDGGGTKRGLQRVMSRGYLVPSSSDVVPVVGVSGGIKGVRPSVLKPPPAKRPPIDHQGSSWDFLMHLGPEDEIVKRPSSSSSSSSSSSDKADEVEKQERLLAVTADESCSFTTNEGGDSSSTVSNTSPVYSSGTIITSWLKGDLLGRGSFGSVYEGISGDGDFFAVKEVSLIDQGSRAQECIQQLEREIALLSQLQHQNIVRYRGTAKDGSNLYIFLELVSQGSLLKLYQKYPLRDSVVSTYTRQILDGLKYLHGEGFIHRDIKCANILVDASGAVKLADFGLAKVSKLNDIKSSKGTPFWMAPEVINLKRTDGYGSSADIWSLGCTVLELLTRKIPYCDLENPYQALFRIGKGELPDIPDTLSLDARDFIIKCLRVNPEERPTAAELLNHPFVKRPLSFSGSGIKIFTSP
- the LOC106330019 gene encoding uncharacterized protein LOC106330019; translated protein: MNDGISWGRGNLIRGDCFWVLDPANRGSWFWRAICKLRELARPMIQCEVGDGATASFCRSRSPIITLLKACLPSAQEIIVSAQNDKYVWYPDGARGSGIFSASETWRALHPPTLEVFWHKKVWFSGRVPKHTFIAWVAAQNRMVTRDRLIRWGLNVPASCVLCSQHDESRQHLFFDCSYSNEVWTFFISRMHLSPP